Below is a window of Oryza brachyantha chromosome 10, ObraRS2, whole genome shotgun sequence DNA.
TTTGAACAAAGTTATAACCAGATTTTCTTTGCCAACATAACAATGGTTCAAATTTGAAAGGCTAATTGTAACCACTTCACATGGTAGAATgaggcaaaagaaaaatctccAAACAAAGTAAACTACAACAGGCATTTGATTGCTCTAACACAATCTACGTTTTCAACGAAAAAATCGCCACAAATATGAATTCATTTACATCAAACAAAGGAAAttgaaatcaaaataaaaactacacAATGAAACAGAACTTCACAAAAGCTAACATCAATCCAATCGACGGATGGCCATATTTTCCCCCGTGTGCATGGTAATGAACCACATTTTACTAGTAATTCAGAGCTTATTCTTCATATTCCAGAGCAACCCAACTATCGCAATCGAACAAGGATACATCTGAAGCCATTTCCTACCACGCGCAACAAAAGAACCATACGCAAGCTTCCTACAGAGGGAGGCccaatcccccccccccccccccttcctCACTGACAGTGGCTGGCAAGCTTCACCATTACGTTCccccactttttttttacggaaTCACACGCTGCTGCCTACGAGTACTCCACTACCACGCATCGAACAAATCTACGACAAGCTGGATAATCGAAAAAAATCCAGAAAGAGCTGGATGCGTGAAAACTACGGAAAGAAACCGATCTCAAATCCGGATTGGATTCCGAATCTACGGCGCCTCTACCGGCTCATCGCACCGGCCGCTAAGGAGCAGGCaggaagagggaggagggaaagGGGGGGGGCGCACAGAACAGCGGGAAATACCTCCGATTCGAACCCGATGGAAGCAGGtcggccgcgtcgccgtcccccactctcctcctcctcctcctcctcttcctccaagACGCAGCTTGGCCGGCCGCGGGACGCCAGAGCCAGacccagcccgcgccgcgcacggCAAGTGGGTGGGAGGGAGCAGGGAGGTAGGCCGCCCACGCCGCGCCCTAGggctcgcctcgccggccgccgcgcgcgggtGCAGATCGGGTGGGAGGAAAGGAGGATGAAATGGAGtggagagagatagagagagaggaggctgaggGTCACAGCCTCACAGGGTGAGAGCTgagctgggctgggctgggctgcgGCCGTTCCGTGGGGGGAGTGAGGGGCAATTTCGTCATTCCTACTTTCTTATACTATTTTAATTCAcgaaataatatatgtttccGCAAAACTAtggatttaaaaatatttagcaaCTTAGGCCACAAGGCATGTAAGATATCTATAAGATATCTAGTTCCCCTGTTTTTCGCCCGTATACtttccgaactgttaaacagtatattttttacaaaaattttctatgcaaaagttgttttaaaaaatcatattaatctattttatattttttaataattaattaatcatgtactaatctgttactgtatttttcgTGTATTTTTCGTGCCAGATGACATAACCCCTCCATTCCACcagccgaacgtggccttagcGTGGGTCATTTTTAAggttataaaaagaaaaggtcaaataacatgtttataaataaaacataatttatgaataaaacttttatatacgtgttcgtAGCGattaaaaagccaaaactagaaaatatactTCACTGAAAAAACTAAAGATCGTTGactgtaaatttaaaattgaaaatttaaattttggttataaaCAACCCAAAGCCAAAAATAGGGTGACTTTTATGTCTAGAGACAGAGATGGTCTTcaataactaaaaatatttatatgaatatgttatttttaagtaaaatatttgcatattaGTGTAGTTTGCTtaatcaatattttaattagtagCAAAGTTTAGAATATTTGACCTAGCATTATTTTAAAAGTGGAAATATTTCTTAACGTGGGGAGTATTAAATAACTGCAAAGCTTAGAGATTAGATCAATAtcactaatatttttcttaaagttACAAAGCTGTATTTTTGGGATAAAATCAAAGTTAAGCCTCTAGATGCATTAAATCTATAGCTTCGATCGGATAATTTCGTTAAAGTACATGTACCTACgtgaaattttctttgaaatggAAATTTCCTACCGATGCTGTTAAAAACAAAGTTTTCTCTGTTCAACCAGTGATTAAAGAACTGCATATCAGAACAGCTgatatttccttttatttttccaaaacaGTACGTACGAAAAATCTTGGTGTGAAAAAAGTTAGGGTTTGGTGCTCTGGTTATCATCTCCTTTGATGGCCGACACCATTATCACAGACTCACCCGAGGTCAGGCTAATGGAGTGCTAAAACACCGCTCTCTcttaatgcatagtttcatttattgttgttttctagaTTAGATGCAAGACACAAGTTGTCTAGATAACAGTGCACAAAAGGTTTCACCCCCACGaaacttatttcatctctcttcattaatactttgtcagatcattaaaaatatctacatgacaCCATATTTATTGCCCCATAAAACTCCCATTAAGATTGACCTTAAGAAACAGAGTTTTCTGTTGAGTAGTACTACTGTGATGATTATCTTAAAACTTGGGGAAGGTATAGTTTGCATCTTGGAGCCTATTTTAGTATGGGATAATCCCTTGTATGCaccttaaattttggctaatcTTTTTCTATGCCCCTGATTTTTTCTTACTTCCTCGTATATCctcaaaatttggttttgatCCCTTCCATACCCCTTCCGTCAGTTGACCGtctaatttctataaattaaCCATGTTACCCTTtagataaacatataaatgtatgaattacattattaaaaatgtaaaagtttatttcATGAGACTATTAGTATTTATGAATTTGCTATGCGatacattatttatgaaaaaaattatttatagataataaaataaaaaaatgtatttattttgttattaaaaattcaaaaaataaggagtgttcatataaagataaagatagGGCTACCAATGTTCACTTCTCGATAAAAAACATATCGtcctattaaatttcaaataaacattaatttattatattgttttattttaaaattgtgtcaaaattttttgcacTAATTATGTTTGCCTCATTAGTTACGTAAAATGCACATACTATGcactcaaataaaaattttaatcgtttttcaagcttatatatattcaaaaataaatcatcGAGGGCATTAAAGTCATTTGTCACAAACTTAACGgtgaaataaaggaaaatctAATGGCAGGGATACGTAAGAgatcaagttaaaattttaggtgcaTAGAAGAGATTAAGTGAGTTTGTAGGTATATATAAGGAATTTAcccttttatataaaaaaagacacAAACACCGCTGCTGATCTGCTGCAAATCCTTCACCGACGTCTAATATGGGCCATATCCAGGCCCGTTAACTACTCATTTTTTTGGCATGGGCCGAAGCACAGCCCACGCAACCTGAAGCTGTGTCTGCTCCCTGCAGGGATAGCAATACCAGgataaatacccatcgggtattgCTATCCCATACACCCACTAGTAAAATTTCGTACCATTAAAATACTCATACCCGTCACGGGTAAGAAAATTTTCCCATATCCATACCCGCTTAGGTAAACCTTACCCGTCGGGTTATCCATATACCcgcaaaagttcaaaataatctaaatatcACAGTTTCTATATAGTATATGCATAGATGCTAGATACTTAggacatcacacattcatatagtgtggtggaaaagatatggatggtttaaatacacgtggttttggttaattaggctagcctaatatgatattaggtcatgacatgcatttaaacttgcgggtatttattacccatgggtaaacgggtatgaGGATCATAAGAACGTTTCCATACCCGCGTATCCATCGGGTGAAAATATTTGCCCAATTACTTACCCACgggtaatatatttagctcatACCCATACCCTAACAGAGGAAATACCTATCGGTCTCGGatccccgttgccatctctagcTCCCTGTTGTGCACGTATGTTCAGCTTTTCAGGAAGCAGTTAtgcatatgcttataagctaatatttaaatattaaaaattaaatttagagttgatttttaaggttttttatcgcTGTTTATTTTCTGGTCTTTGATTTTAAATAGCTAAGAGCacgtttataaaagttttaactatgaattattttttaatagtggataagttgttttgcttatgcttattttcAGCAAAACAAAGCTTAACTCCAAAAATCATCAAATATTAGCTATGCCGGAAGAACAAACTCGGATCGAGCAGCATTGAAATATCACAAACTGCTCTGATGCGGTGGTTGTCAAGCATTGTAAGtaaaccaaaccaaataaaTACCTGCAATACGTGTAAAACTTATTACGGGCATATGGAGAATGAATGTAATCATATCCAAGTACGCAAGtataagggaaaaaaagaaaaacaaataaatcttgCGACATTTACGACGAATCATACTCTTTTAATTTGGATGGATTCTTGTCCTGACAGAATGGATACAGCAAAGTTACAGAGAGCGATGTGCATAAAGGAATTGAGATGTaattagtctacgtttacgTGCCAATTTGACCcctcttccaaaaatttttgggaactaaacaaggccttactgAAAACTCCATGTAGTTTTTGTGCAAGTTCTAGCTTCACACTGGAAGTCTGGACTCCGGAGTGATGAGTTGATGACTCAACTTAAAGCATCAGATTTTGAGGAAACCAATCTTTTTCACATCAAAAATGGAAGTAACACAGCACCTATAAAGCACAACCGTTGCAGCACATCCGTTCAAGCCACGACTTCTAGCCAAATTGCCACAATTGATGAAACAATGACCAACAATTCTGCTAATCTGAAACAGGGCTCTGCATATCCTCCATTTTTGTGAAATAGCAAAGTGATGCCATTGTAACATAATGTTTGGTAAACCTGAAAGATCATAGTTGATATGGGCACACTATACTTTTATATGCCATTCATTCCTCAGGAGCTGAAAGACATTAAAATCAAGGATAACTGGTGAATGAATGACCATATCAAACTCACAACCTTGGCCTACAAAACGTTGAACTTTCTACTTTCTACTGATAAGGATGTCAAGATCACAACCTGAAAATTGTGGCACTGCATTATTCTATCCTCGATTGGATAACATGGCAACTTGTACCATCCAATTCAAGACACAACAAGAGTGAACAAACAGTTACAGTGATGCAAAGTAAATCCAAAAGTACCCAACACTCCTTTAAAAGAAATAGGTCGCATTCCAGCTGTAGGCCTCCCACATAAAAACTGAGAAAACTAATTATCAGAGAACCCACATAACAGAGGCAAATGAGCTGCAAGCAAGCATCAAATTTTGCATTCCAGTCTAGTGAAATCATCACCAAGAACAGACCAGAGGATGACCGTCATAAAGAACCGTGCACAACCAGAATGAACTGAAACTAAAATTGACAGATTGAAGCCACGAACCCCACATTTTGCGGCACAAAAAAGGCATGAAACCCACTTTACACTTCCAAGTCCAAACCAAAAGGAGCCACATTTGGCATTTCCACTGGCGCGGCATGATCGCCTTCATAGTCACACACGCCATTAGGATCCCCAAAAGCTACAGATTGCTAAGGCCTAAATACCTACATTTCATCACAAGAAACCAAACCTTAACTACATGGACACTACGATATTTAGTTACTATCCCAATTTGCAAACCATCCACATTCCTCCTGAGCAGTTAGTAGTAAAGCATAAGCATATATTGGTATGATCAAAAGGCACAACCTTTTTTCACCTTCCCACCGATCAGGACATGGTGGTGAACAACTCGATCTCGTCGTCGCGGAACCCCAGCTCGCTCAGCTCCACCGTCTCGTTGATGTTGATGCCGGTGCAGCCCTTCTCGTCAATCCCGTCGCTGTGCTCctcgaacgccgccgccgcctcgagattgacgacggcggccgtcgcctcctcctcctcctgctccgccTCGGCGCGGGCCCTCCCCTTGAGGCACACGCACACCTTCTTCCTCGAAGTGGGTCCAGGgcgcgcgggggcggcggtggacggggtggcggtggcgggggcggcgggggaggggaaGGGCGTGGGCGCAGCGGGGGCGGGGTTGAAGGGGGTGAAGGGGGCCCaccctccggcggcggcggggccgagcgggaagaacGCCCAGGTGCAGAAGTACATGTCGGCGCCGGGGACGatgggcggcgcggaggggagctcgtcggcggagaaggcgcggcggcaggcggcggtcgggcagcggaggcggcggccgacgtaGGGGCGCGGGTAGGAGTGCACGTAGCAGCAGTGCGGGCACGCCGTCCAgaacgccgcggcggaggcggagccgtcgccggcggtggcggccatgGCTGCCGGCGTTGGGGTTTTGGGTGCGAAACGAAGCGGGAGTTTGGGTTTTCGGTCGCAATATAGACGATGACGCCGACGAGAAATGGTCAACGAGTCAACATTCTTTGacccttttctatttttacgCCTGTGTGACTTCCGTATTGTGGTATAGGGCatgttttttctaattttttttcttcaaaacatcacatcgaatcatTGGATAACTAAGTAGagcatgataaaaaaaataaattgcacgGTAGGGGGGAAATCataagacaaatttttaagcctactTAGTCTATGATCAGCTATAAATGCTACAATAACTCACACGTGgtaataacagattaattagactcaaaagattcatctcgtggcTTCTAGGagagctatgaaatttgtttatcATCTGTGTCTAAAAAACCCTTCGGACATCTAGTTAAACGTCCGACATCACaccttaaaatttattttttgtgaactAAACAGGGTCTTACTTCTTACTTGCATATATAGGCTaagggctgtttagttcccgaAACAAAAAATTTCGACATTGTCACATTGAATGTTTAAATATACGcatggagtattaaatataataaaaaaacctaattaattggattacatgtaaattgcgagatgaatcttttaagcctaaccGCGTCATGATTTAACAATATGGTAATATAGTAAAACTTTGCTAAtggtggattaattaagcttaataaatttttctaGTAGTTCTTAGCGAAATCTGTAATTTGCTTTGTTACTGGACTACGcttaataattcaaatatgtgtccatatccgatgtgacgatcaaacacaaaattttttgtcGACTAAACTGGGCCTAAGGGTTCTTTATGCATGGTGCTATGCCATTGCATCACTTGTTGCAGAGGATCATGATTGGAATCTCCATTTTTATTGCAGAAATGGTAAATCTTTAGTGtatgtttagatccatttgacttttttagtctttgtcACATTGGAtattggacgttaattaggagtactaaatatagactgataataaaactaattgcataaataaaggctatttcattagataatttttttaaacctaattaatccacgattagcaaatgctTATTGtaacatcacattcgctaatcatggactaattaggctcaatagattcgtctcacgaaataaTCCAGAGTATGgggtaaattttattaatagtctatatttaataattctaattagtgtccaaatattcgatgtgatatggattaaaaaaaagttggtaTCCAAACATGGCCTTAGCAACAGAGGATCGTGATTGAATCTCCATTGTTATTGCAGAAATGATACCAAGTAATTTGGATCTTCAGTTTAAATGTGTATATTTCCATTGACATAAATCCTGATTTTCATTCGTGGTAACTTTATTTTGTCGCAACATCACAAGCAGGGTCATTAGACGATACTAGAGTACGGGCCCAATGGAGTGATGCTACACGTACGACTGCCGTCGTACGACCGTCATACGACGCAGCGCTCGTCCCGTTCGCGTCCGCTCGCTCCGTCTGCACGCCGTTGGTCCTCTGTCTGCACATACGCGGAGTGCACCGTGATCGTACGTGCGTCGTACGCGAGCAGTCGTACGCTATCTCTCCCATGCATGCCCAGTAATGAAGCCAATGCcctgtttagttgccaaaaattttctcaaaaaacatcgcatcgaatttttggacatctaaatagaacattaaatatagataaaataaaaaactaattgcacagttatgtgaaaaatcgcgagacggatcttttgagcataatagCTCATGATTTACCATAAGTGCAACAATAACCGACGTccgctaatgacagattaattaggctcaaaatattcgtctcgcggtttctaggcgagccatgaaattcatttttttattcgtgtccaaaaatctCTTCCGACATCGAGTCAAAcgacatctaaaaattttaatttctccaactaaacaccccaaATTAGACATCAAACCGtaataatagaaaaatccaactaaacaccccaaATTAGACATCAAAccgtaataataaaaaaaggcaATTCTTATAAAATAAGGCAGTGTCATATTATCACTCACCAGGGGAGAGGTTGGTTGCTTCTACCTTAAGCTGGATTCCATCGCAAGCTATCTTTTGGTGCAAGCTTTCTTCTGCAGTAAGCTTTCCACGGTTCCACCCTTATCACAATTTATGTTCACATTAGAGCGATTTTACAACATTTTCCACTGTAtgaataaaaacatgtatgtCTCATTAAAAGCACCTTTGGAATGCtatggtggtgtttagttgtcaaaattttttagcaaaaacatcacatcgaacgtttgaccgaataTCGGAAGGGTTTtcgacacgaatgaaaaaacgaatttcacggctagcctaagAAACCGCGGgacgaattttttagcctaattaagccgtcattagcacatgttggttactatagcacttatgactaatcatagactaattaggcttaaaagattcgtctcaagatttcttccataactgtgcaattagttttttggtttatctatatttaatgctttatttagatgtccaaatattcgatgtaatgtttttagaaaaaaaatttgagaactaaagGAGGCCTAATGAAAAGAAGATCGAGGAAAATAGTGCCTTGCATGTGAAAACCCACTGGAAAAAACTcattaaggaaaaaaagataCAATAATTAGAAAGACTTTTGGGCttgctttttattttttaggtggtgtttggaacAGGGGACTTACTTTTAGtccttgtcccatcgaatgtttggacgcttattataaatagtaaacgtacactattaataaaactcatccataatcttagactaattcacgagacgaatctattgagcctaattaatccatgattagcctatgtgatgctacagtaaacatgctctaatgatatcattaattagacttaaaaaattcgtctcacagattaccactcatttatgaaattagtttttttattagtctacgtttaatactaaattaatgttcaaacatccaatgtgacatgaggctaaaaagtttagccacatctaaacaaccccttaggaTCACAAGTTGATGATTTATGCATGGTGCCGTGCCTTTGCTCCTGCTATTATGTAGACCACGTTCTTACGTGAGCTTTGTAACCGACGAGTAAAACTTAGCAGCGAACTaccatatgattaattaattattagagtGATTACATAAGTGATGTAAGCGAGCCTCAAAAATTGTCACGCCATATTTATCTTTActtggaggagagagaaaataagaaagaagaaaagtatgctatagatttatagccagctgtaaCGCAAGTTCTAAGACGATATGTGTATGAGAGGTAGACCATGCATCGATGaagtaacatatatttatgtataaggcactgtttagttcctaatttttttttcaaaaacatcacatctaatctttagatacctaaatagagcattaaagataaatgaaataaaaaactaattttacagttgtgggagaaatcgtgagacgaatcttttgagactaattagtccacgATTAGACATAAATTCTACAGCAACCCacgtgtgctaatgacgaattaattaggcttaaaagattcatctcgcagtTTTCAGACAAGCTAtcgaattcgttttttcatcatgCCCAAAAACTCTTTATgacatttggtcaaacttccgatgtgacacccaaaaaatttctttttccgAACTAGACGGGACCTAAATATTGTATAAGTTAGATCTATGCTAACTCTGAGTGACATGAAAAGattttagagctagtagtCATGAAAAAACTGtcattatgatttattatagaaaatttaaattctgatCAATATGACATTTGTAGCTGTTGTTaccaaatttataatgttAGCGTCacatttaaataataaaataggtCACTGTAAGTTTAAACGAGTACAGAAAAATCCCGACAAATGTGTGTTCGGCTTGTACAAGAAGCACAGGCTCACCTGACACAGAGTGGCCAAGCTAAGCAACAAGTTGTGCTACTGGAGGATTGCATCAATGAAAATATAGCTAGATTATTGTTCCGCGAACTTAcaaattagcaaaaaaaaaagggcaaaaTCAAGCTGTGAAAAAATAGCTGAAAACAATATTAAAAGTTAGATCAGAACACAATTTGAAAAGAGAACCATATAAAACATTAACTCAAATTCTTACATAAATTCATTGCCTCATAGT
It encodes the following:
- the LOC121055488 gene encoding uncharacterized protein LOC121055488, whose protein sequence is MAATAGDGSASAAAFWTACPHCCYVHSYPRPYVGRRLRCPTAACRRAFSADELPSAPPIVPGADMYFCTWAFFPLGPAAAGGWAPFTPFNPAPAAPTPFPSPAAPATATPSTAAPARPGPTSRKKVCVCLKGRARAEAEQEEEEATAAVVNLEAAAAFEEHSDGIDEKGCTGININETVELSELGFRDDEIELFTTMS